Proteins encoded within one genomic window of Sporolituus thermophilus DSM 23256:
- a CDS encoding sigma-E processing peptidase SpoIIGA produces MYIYADVVIALNLIMNSLILWLTAWAAGVRYRWWRVILAASVGGLYSLIGIYQEFYLLYTPLAKLLISILLIIFSFGWQSLRLLFLLVGLFYLVSFLLGGAVVGWLFFSQATWLSGWQIAWYHLALGSLVGTGMAVLLLRYVLQRRRQQRHLYSIEVEYGGRKVSLTALLDTGNGLFSPLSRRPVIIMDCSKVMSLLSPEAAAFLRTYAPNEWLTELTYCSDTGWLERVEVIPYRAVSGMSMLLSFRPDSVTVRTGEGTTRASGVLIGIYGGRLSADDKYSALLHPAVLDKGVNDREASICA; encoded by the coding sequence ATGTATATATATGCTGACGTTGTTATCGCGTTAAATTTAATTATGAATAGCCTCATCCTATGGCTAACAGCTTGGGCGGCCGGTGTTCGCTACCGCTGGTGGCGTGTTATACTGGCGGCGTCGGTGGGCGGCCTGTATTCGCTGATCGGCATTTATCAAGAATTTTATCTGCTATACACTCCTTTGGCCAAACTGCTAATCTCAATATTACTTATCATCTTTTCTTTCGGCTGGCAATCCTTACGGCTCCTGTTCCTGCTGGTCGGTCTATTTTATCTCGTATCATTCTTACTTGGCGGAGCTGTAGTTGGTTGGCTCTTTTTTTCTCAAGCAACATGGTTAAGCGGTTGGCAAATAGCGTGGTACCATCTTGCTTTAGGCAGCCTGGTTGGCACGGGAATGGCAGTATTGTTGTTGCGATACGTATTGCAACGCAGGCGGCAACAGCGGCACCTTTATTCAATCGAGGTAGAGTATGGTGGCAGGAAGGTAAGCCTGACGGCTCTGCTGGATACGGGCAATGGTTTGTTTAGCCCACTAAGTCGCAGACCCGTTATCATCATGGATTGCAGTAAAGTTATGAGTTTACTGAGTCCAGAAGCCGCCGCTTTCCTGCGGACCTATGCCCCAAACGAATGGCTGACAGAATTGACATATTGCTCCGATACGGGCTGGTTGGAACGGGTTGAAGTCATTCCATATCGAGCTGTAAGCGGCATGAGTATGCTGTTAAGTTTTCGTCCTGATAGCGTGACGGTGCGAACAGGAGAGGGAACCACAAGAGCAAGCGGTGTCTTAATCGGTATTTATGGAGGCCGACTGTCTGCTGACGATAAGTATTCCGCTCTATTGCATCCAGCGGTTCTTGATAAGGGAGTTAATGATAGGGAGGCGAGTATATGCGCGTAA
- a CDS encoding TIGR03960 family B12-binding radical SAM protein, whose translation MSWHLKEKLRQTLAMEQNAMVFAPGSRHGFALVYPNTYRVGMSNLGFHIIYEQINQRGDTACERIFLPDKKTAEEYARTNTPLLTLETQRPLYEFPLIGIAITFEMDYFHILEILALGKVPLLAGKRSEKDPLVIIGGPCATFNPEPLADFIDAAIVGEGEEVIHELLDTYYLCKQRGLTREEILRRFAQIEGIYVPRFYQPVYDVNGVIREYRRTADVPDRVRRRWVKDLTRYKAQTVIVTPETEFKGMFLVEVGRGCGRHCRFCMAGYCFRRPRMRPLAQISEAVAEAQRYGLKVGLMGAAISDYPEIDRLCQLILSRNMALSVASLRADSLTDTLVRALAASGHKTITLAPEAGSERLRRVINKGIDDQHLYEAIDMATGAGIPHVRLYIMVGLPYEQDEDVDAIVEMAQNVKKHMEGRGSKGKLTLSINPFIPKPFTPFQWLPMAPVETVEARLSQITAALKGQKGIEILVEPVREAYIQGVLSRGDRRLGAVLHTVHRRGGAKAWKKALKEHGLDDAFYLYRARSLDEVLPWDNLDMGLETGYLVKELGNAQEERFTAPCVPGCVRCGVCTSPAKEGVI comes from the coding sequence GTGTCCTGGCATTTAAAAGAAAAATTACGGCAAACCCTGGCTATGGAACAAAATGCTATGGTGTTTGCGCCTGGTTCACGCCACGGCTTTGCTCTGGTGTACCCGAACACATATCGGGTCGGGATGTCAAATCTTGGTTTTCACATTATTTATGAGCAAATCAATCAACGGGGCGATACGGCCTGCGAACGTATCTTTCTGCCTGACAAGAAAACAGCGGAAGAATATGCTCGTACCAACACACCGCTTTTGACGCTGGAAACCCAACGCCCCCTGTACGAGTTTCCCCTAATCGGCATCGCTATAACTTTCGAGATGGATTATTTTCATATTCTTGAAATATTGGCGTTGGGAAAAGTCCCGCTTTTGGCCGGCAAGCGATCGGAGAAAGATCCACTGGTTATTATCGGCGGGCCGTGTGCCACTTTCAATCCTGAACCGTTGGCTGACTTTATCGATGCCGCCATTGTTGGCGAAGGCGAGGAAGTTATTCATGAGCTTTTAGATACCTATTATCTTTGTAAACAACGGGGGCTAACCAGAGAAGAAATTTTGCGCCGCTTTGCTCAAATTGAGGGCATATATGTGCCGCGCTTTTATCAACCCGTCTATGATGTTAACGGCGTTATCCGTGAATATCGGCGGACAGCGGATGTTCCTGACCGGGTTAGACGTCGCTGGGTAAAGGATTTAACCCGTTATAAGGCACAGACGGTGATTGTGACGCCGGAAACGGAGTTTAAAGGGATGTTTTTGGTAGAAGTAGGGCGTGGCTGCGGCCGTCATTGCCGGTTTTGCATGGCCGGTTACTGTTTTCGCCGGCCGCGCATGCGACCATTGGCTCAAATCAGTGAGGCGGTAGCAGAGGCCCAGCGCTATGGCCTCAAGGTAGGACTCATGGGCGCAGCCATTTCCGATTATCCCGAAATTGACCGGCTTTGCCAATTGATTTTATCGCGAAACATGGCGTTGTCAGTTGCTTCACTGCGGGCTGATTCATTGACCGACACTCTTGTCCGGGCCTTGGCGGCCAGCGGCCATAAAACCATTACGCTTGCCCCTGAGGCAGGAAGTGAACGGCTGCGCCGGGTTATCAACAAAGGAATTGATGATCAACACTTGTACGAAGCAATTGATATGGCGACAGGAGCCGGCATTCCCCATGTCCGTTTGTATATCATGGTAGGACTGCCGTATGAACAGGATGAGGATGTTGATGCTATCGTAGAAATGGCCCAAAATGTAAAAAAACACATGGAAGGCCGTGGGAGCAAGGGAAAACTGACGCTTAGTATAAATCCGTTCATTCCGAAGCCGTTTACGCCGTTCCAGTGGCTGCCGATGGCGCCGGTAGAAACGGTAGAAGCCAGGCTCAGTCAAATCACAGCGGCGCTTAAAGGCCAAAAAGGTATTGAAATCCTGGTTGAACCCGTCCGCGAAGCATATATTCAGGGTGTCTTGTCGCGTGGCGACCGCCGTTTGGGAGCTGTTCTGCATACCGTCCACCGGCGGGGCGGAGCTAAAGCGTGGAAGAAAGCTCTCAAAGAGCACGGGCTGGACGATGCTTTTTATCTCTACCGGGCCAGGTCGTTAGACGAGGTGCTGCCATGGGACAACCTTGATATGGGCTTAGAAACCGGCTATCTGGTTAAAGAGCTCGGCAACGCGCAAGAGGAGCGTTTTACGGCGCCATGTGTGCCCGGGTGTGTGCGTTGCGGTGTCTGTACATCACCTGCGAAGGAGGGAGTAATATGA
- a CDS encoding YlmC/YmxH family sporulation protein, with translation MLKTSDLKLKEVINVGDGKRLGTITDIEIDIETGRLTAIVVPGPGKFLGLFGRNDDIVIPWEKIHKIGLDVILVETGTVPSLKLADK, from the coding sequence ATGCTAAAGACAAGCGACCTGAAGTTAAAAGAGGTTATTAATGTTGGTGACGGCAAAAGACTCGGGACAATTACGGATATTGAAATTGATATCGAAACCGGCAGATTGACGGCGATCGTTGTCCCAGGACCAGGTAAGTTTTTAGGATTGTTTGGACGAAACGACGACATTGTGATTCCATGGGAAAAGATACATAAAATAGGCTTGGATGTTATCTTAGTAGAGACGGGTACGGTTCCTTCCCTGAAATTAGCCGATAAATAA
- the nrdR gene encoding transcriptional regulator NrdR has product MRCPYCGHSESKVIDSRATEEGTSIRRRRECLKCARRFTTYEIVEELPLMVIKKDGRRELFDRSKLINGLLRACEKRPVPFATVEGLVSQIEKDIRNSTEREIPTQRIGEMVMQHLREIDQVAYVRFASVYRQFTDLNNFMAELEALMKASHGKKCESE; this is encoded by the coding sequence GTGCGTTGTCCCTACTGTGGCCATAGTGAAAGCAAAGTAATCGATTCCCGCGCTACCGAAGAAGGGACTTCTATCCGGCGCCGTCGTGAGTGCCTTAAATGCGCTCGGCGGTTTACCACCTATGAAATAGTGGAAGAACTGCCGCTCATGGTAATAAAAAAAGACGGCCGCCGTGAACTATTTGACCGGTCGAAGCTGATTAACGGCTTACTGCGGGCGTGCGAGAAGCGACCGGTGCCGTTTGCAACAGTAGAAGGCTTAGTCAGTCAAATTGAGAAGGATATCCGAAATAGTACGGAACGGGAAATACCCACGCAGCGGATTGGCGAAATGGTAATGCAGCATCTCCGGGAAATTGACCAAGTGGCCTATGTCCGCTTTGCCTCCGTATACCGCCAGTTTACCGATCTTAATAACTTTATGGCGGAATTGGAAGCCCTGATGAAAGCAAGTCATGGCAAAAAATGCGAATCTGAATAA
- the nrdG gene encoding anaerobic ribonucleoside-triphosphate reductase activating protein, which translates to MELRIAGITKESVVDGPGLRMVIFTQGCPHRCEGCHNPQTHDPLGGTSTTTDEMIKMINEAKLIRGITFSGGEPFIQAKPLCEIARAARARGLNIVTYTGFVFEELLAMGLRVPTVRELLRLTDILVDGPYRAAERDLNLAFRGSRNQRLIDVPKSLRLGRTVLWENPEQKLWA; encoded by the coding sequence ATGGAACTTAGGATTGCCGGTATTACGAAAGAAAGTGTGGTTGACGGACCAGGACTAAGGATGGTCATTTTTACCCAAGGCTGTCCTCACCGGTGTGAAGGTTGCCACAATCCCCAAACCCATGACCCCTTAGGCGGAACAAGCACTACTACCGACGAAATGATTAAAATGATAAATGAAGCTAAATTGATTCGCGGCATTACTTTTTCCGGCGGCGAGCCCTTTATTCAGGCCAAGCCGCTTTGTGAGATCGCCAGAGCGGCGCGGGCCAGGGGGTTAAACATCGTAACATATACCGGCTTTGTGTTCGAAGAACTGCTGGCCATGGGGCTGCGTGTGCCTACCGTGCGGGAACTATTAAGGCTTACTGACATTTTGGTGGACGGTCCGTACCGTGCTGCCGAACGGGATTTGAACCTGGCCTTTCGCGGTTCCCGAAATCAGCGTCTGATAGACGTGCCTAAATCCCTACGGCTGGGTAGAACGGTGTTGTGGGAAAATCCTGAACAAAAGTTGTGGGCTTAA
- the spoIIR gene encoding stage II sporulation protein R, protein MRRNLLHQLVIFAMVFFIVSGWALLFWQGRESGMMATSRGELIRLHVLANSDSPADQQLKREVRDAVLAYLAPKLEQAGSASAARRIINAERDNLREAAKKVLTEHNSADAVEVQIGWFDFPVKSYGDLVLPAGKYEAVRILIGKAEGQNWWCVLFPPLCFIDMANAAAVPAVKTLSEGNEKIQIRWKVAEFWQRKDESRE, encoded by the coding sequence ATGAGGAGAAATTTGCTTCACCAATTGGTTATTTTCGCGATGGTGTTTTTCATTGTATCAGGTTGGGCGCTGCTTTTTTGGCAGGGACGCGAGAGCGGAATGATGGCCACTAGCCGTGGCGAATTAATTCGGCTTCATGTTCTGGCCAATAGCGACAGTCCGGCTGATCAGCAGTTAAAGCGCGAAGTCCGGGACGCAGTGCTGGCCTATCTGGCGCCCAAACTTGAGCAGGCAGGCAGTGCGTCAGCGGCCCGCCGGATCATTAATGCCGAGCGCGATAATTTGCGGGAAGCGGCAAAAAAAGTATTAACCGAACATAATAGTGCTGATGCCGTTGAGGTGCAAATTGGGTGGTTTGACTTTCCGGTCAAGTCCTATGGCGACCTTGTGCTGCCAGCCGGAAAATACGAAGCTGTCCGCATATTAATCGGGAAGGCGGAGGGGCAAAACTGGTGGTGCGTGTTATTCCCGCCTTTATGTTTTATTGATATGGCAAATGCCGCGGCCGTTCCCGCGGTAAAAACTCTTTCCGAAGGAAACGAGAAAATTCAGATTCGCTGGAAGGTAGCGGAGTTTTGGCAGCGAAAGGATGAAAGTCGCGAGTAG
- the pgeF gene encoding peptidoglycan editing factor PgeF — MKDFVLCHGTHGVWFGVFSHFNAAGIRHGFSTRLGGVSELPFNSLNLGIKTADHQERVVANRKRFCDAIGVVFAHVVTAQQVHGDRIAVVTAADRGRGHADYTTAIAGTDALVTNAPDVPLMLFFADCVPVLIADPVQKVIGVSHAGWKGTVAKIAQKTVLTMQAHFGTRPRDCLVGIGPSIGPCCYEVDRTVIAPLSQNFSQWQKLVSPRSADHWLLDLWEANRVQLLEIGVSPENIVLSGICTACNTALFYSHRAEKGQTGRMGALITL; from the coding sequence ATGAAGGACTTTGTGTTATGTCACGGCACCCACGGTGTTTGGTTTGGCGTTTTTTCCCATTTTAATGCCGCCGGCATCAGGCATGGTTTTTCTACACGACTCGGCGGCGTTAGTGAACTACCGTTCAACTCGCTGAACTTAGGGATCAAAACGGCTGATCACCAAGAGCGGGTGGTTGCCAACCGGAAACGATTTTGCGATGCCATTGGCGTAGTTTTTGCACACGTTGTTACGGCGCAGCAGGTCCACGGTGACCGCATTGCTGTCGTTACTGCCGCCGATAGGGGGCGGGGTCATGCGGACTACACCACGGCTATTGCAGGAACTGATGCACTTGTAACCAATGCTCCGGACGTTCCGTTAATGCTTTTTTTTGCCGATTGCGTACCGGTACTAATTGCCGATCCGGTACAAAAGGTCATCGGGGTCAGTCATGCCGGCTGGAAAGGGACGGTGGCGAAGATTGCGCAGAAGACTGTTCTAACGATGCAGGCCCATTTTGGAACACGGCCCCGCGATTGCCTTGTCGGGATTGGTCCGTCGATTGGTCCCTGCTGCTATGAAGTAGACCGGACGGTAATTGCCCCGTTGTCGCAAAATTTTAGCCAGTGGCAGAAACTGGTCAGTCCGCGCAGTGCTGACCATTGGTTATTAGATCTGTGGGAGGCTAACCGTGTACAACTTTTGGAAATCGGCGTTTCGCCGGAAAATATCGTGCTCAGCGGTATCTGCACCGCTTGCAACACGGCTCTCTTTTATTCGCACCGGGCCGAAAAAGGGCAAACGGGGCGAATGGGGGCGCTGATTACTCTTTAA
- the sigG gene encoding RNA polymerase sporulation sigma factor SigG, with the protein MIVNKVEICGVNTAKLPVLSASKMRELFEIMQQGNREAREQLIYGNLRLVLSVIQRFNNRGEYVDDLFQVGCIGLMKAIDNFDLSQNVKFSTYAVPMIIGEIRRYLRDNNPIRVSRSMRDIAYKALQVRDALVSKFSREPSINEIAEELKIPREEIIFALDAIQEPISLFEPIYHDGGDPIFVMDQISDDKNQDMNWLEGVAIKEALRKLSDREKHILTLRFFEGKTQMEVADEIGISQAQVSRLEKAALGHMRKYI; encoded by the coding sequence ATGATCGTAAACAAAGTAGAAATTTGCGGTGTAAACACAGCAAAACTCCCGGTGCTTTCCGCCAGCAAAATGCGTGAACTGTTTGAAATAATGCAGCAGGGAAATCGAGAAGCTCGCGAGCAATTGATATATGGAAATCTGCGGCTAGTTTTAAGCGTGATACAGCGTTTCAATAATCGTGGCGAGTATGTAGACGACCTGTTTCAGGTGGGTTGCATTGGTTTAATGAAAGCGATTGATAATTTTGATCTTTCCCAGAATGTTAAGTTTTCTACCTATGCCGTGCCGATGATTATTGGCGAAATACGCCGCTACTTACGGGATAATAATCCCATCAGGGTCAGCCGCTCAATGCGCGATATTGCCTATAAGGCGCTGCAGGTGCGGGATGCGCTTGTCAGTAAATTTTCGCGCGAGCCGTCCATCAATGAAATCGCGGAAGAGCTAAAAATTCCGCGGGAAGAGATTATATTTGCCTTGGACGCCATTCAGGAACCTATTTCCCTGTTTGAGCCGATCTATCACGACGGAGGAGACCCGATTTTCGTCATGGATCAAATCAGTGACGATAAAAACCAGGATATGAACTGGCTGGAGGGCGTTGCCATAAAGGAAGCGCTGCGCAAGCTCAGTGATCGCGAGAAGCACATTCTCACTCTCAGGTTTTTTGAGGGTAAAACGCAAATGGAAGTAGCCGATGAGATTGGCATTTCCCAGGCTCAGGTATCACGTCTGGAAAAGGCCGCATTAGGTCATATGCGTAAATATATTTAG
- the nrdD gene encoding anaerobic ribonucleoside-triphosphate reductase translates to MFNKIKKRDGREVPFDETKITEAIFKAAKAVGGVDKQLAMELTIEVLRYLKQRYNGSIFGVEDVQDAVEKVLIEKGHAKTAKAYILYRDKRTRMREAKSELMDAVAEILVETSRENANVSNSPSAKMLQIASAASKAYYLNRLIPEHLAQAHIRGDYHIHDLDFYGKTLTCIQIPLGRLLANGFNNGHGYIRPPKRPSSATALAAIILQSSQNDMHGGQSFAFFDRDMAPFMANSSEDEVYQAMEALIYNLNSMHSRAGAQVPFSSINIGTDTTPAGRMVIKNLLLAYEKGLGRGENPIFPNIIFRVKEGVNLNPGDPNYDLFRLAIRVAAQRLNPTFSFMDSSFNKPYGDQVGYMGCRTRVMANRRGPEVTEGRGNLSFTTINLPRLAIKAERNLMKFYQNLSEMLDLACEQLYHRYQVQAKLKVKDMPFLMGQGLYLDSDKLSPGDTIEEAIKHGTLSVGFIGLAETLVALTGYHHGQSEEAQALGEEIVAFMRNKVDKAAERYNLNYTLLATPAEGLSGRFIKMDRREYGLIPGVTDKEYYTNSFHIPVNFSISAYDKIRLEGVYHKYTNAGHISYVEFSAPPVNNLSAVEDIIRFMRECDFGYAGINFPVDFCDGCGYLGVINTDECPFCGTSAIRRVRRITGYLSTVDRFNDAKLSELRQRVAHSR, encoded by the coding sequence GTGTTTAATAAAATTAAAAAGCGTGACGGGCGAGAAGTTCCCTTTGACGAGACGAAAATCACTGAGGCCATATTTAAGGCCGCTAAGGCCGTGGGCGGCGTGGACAAGCAGTTGGCCATGGAACTGACGATTGAGGTTCTGCGGTATTTAAAACAGCGGTATAATGGCAGCATTTTCGGTGTCGAGGACGTCCAGGACGCGGTCGAGAAGGTCCTTATTGAAAAAGGCCATGCTAAAACGGCTAAGGCTTATATTTTGTATCGGGACAAGCGAACCCGCATGCGGGAAGCCAAATCCGAATTGATGGATGCTGTGGCCGAGATTTTAGTGGAGACGAGCCGTGAAAATGCGAATGTTTCTAACTCGCCTTCGGCCAAAATGCTGCAGATAGCTAGCGCCGCCAGTAAAGCTTACTATCTCAACCGGCTTATTCCAGAACACTTGGCGCAGGCGCACATTCGTGGCGACTACCATATTCATGATTTGGATTTTTACGGCAAGACGCTTACTTGCATCCAAATTCCGCTCGGCCGGCTGTTAGCTAATGGTTTTAATAACGGACACGGCTATATTCGTCCCCCAAAACGGCCGTCTTCCGCTACTGCGCTGGCGGCTATTATCCTGCAAAGCTCGCAGAATGACATGCACGGCGGACAGTCGTTCGCTTTTTTTGACCGTGATATGGCTCCTTTTATGGCCAACAGCAGTGAAGACGAAGTTTATCAGGCTATGGAGGCTTTGATTTACAACCTAAACAGCATGCATTCGCGAGCAGGAGCGCAAGTTCCTTTTTCCAGCATCAACATAGGTACTGACACTACGCCGGCAGGGCGAATGGTGATAAAAAATTTGTTGTTGGCTTACGAAAAAGGGTTGGGCCGCGGTGAAAACCCCATCTTCCCCAATATTATCTTCCGGGTCAAAGAGGGGGTCAATTTAAACCCCGGCGATCCAAACTATGATTTATTCCGGCTGGCCATCCGGGTTGCGGCGCAACGGCTTAATCCTACTTTCAGTTTTATGGATTCTTCATTTAACAAGCCTTATGGCGATCAAGTAGGATATATGGGATGCCGTACCAGAGTGATGGCAAACCGGCGCGGACCGGAAGTAACCGAAGGGCGCGGCAATTTAAGCTTCACGACCATTAATCTCCCCCGATTGGCAATTAAAGCCGAACGCAATTTAATGAAGTTTTATCAAAATTTATCGGAAATGCTGGACTTGGCATGCGAACAGCTTTATCACCGCTATCAAGTTCAGGCGAAATTAAAAGTAAAGGATATGCCGTTTCTGATGGGGCAGGGTCTGTATCTTGACTCGGATAAGCTGTCGCCCGGCGATACGATTGAGGAGGCTATCAAACACGGCACATTGTCCGTTGGTTTTATTGGCCTTGCGGAAACGCTGGTGGCGCTGACAGGTTACCACCATGGGCAGAGCGAGGAGGCCCAGGCGTTGGGCGAAGAAATTGTGGCCTTTATGCGCAATAAAGTGGACAAGGCTGCCGAGCGCTACAACCTTAACTATACGCTTCTGGCTACGCCGGCGGAGGGATTGTCAGGACGCTTTATTAAGATGGACCGGCGGGAATATGGCCTTATTCCCGGTGTAACAGATAAAGAATATTATACAAACTCTTTCCATATTCCGGTAAATTTTTCCATTAGCGCTTATGATAAAATCCGTCTTGAAGGCGTTTACCACAAGTATACAAATGCCGGCCATATCAGTTATGTTGAGTTCAGTGCTCCGCCGGTAAACAACCTTAGCGCCGTTGAAGATATTATTCGCTTTATGCGGGAATGCGACTTCGGGTATGCCGGGATTAATTTCCCTGTGGATTTTTGCGACGGTTGCGGCTATCTTGGCGTAATCAATACCGATGAATGTCCATTCTGCGGGACTTCTGCCATCCGGCGCGTGCGGCGCATTACCGGTTATTTAAGCACGGTTGACCGGTTTAATGATGCCAAATTGTCTGAGCTTAGGCAGCGGGTAGCTCATAGCAGATAA
- the sigE gene encoding RNA polymerase sporulation sigma factor SigE, translating into MRVTWPVLKLMVKLKVIAILQRLGLLRPDEVFYVGSTEILPPPLTSDEEVFLLSRLQKGDKAVKSIFIERNLRLVVYIARKFENTGVGIEDLVSIGTIGLIKAVNTFDPIKRIKLATYASRCIENEILMYLRRNSKTRAEVSFDEPLNIDWDGNELLLSDVLGTDNDIIYKSVEEEVDKNLLYAAMNKLSGRERRIMELRFGLNEDGMERTQKEVADMLGISQSYISRLEKRIIKRLRKEISRME; encoded by the coding sequence ATGCGCGTAACTTGGCCGGTTTTAAAACTAATGGTCAAACTGAAAGTTATTGCCATATTGCAGCGACTGGGTTTGCTCAGACCTGATGAGGTCTTTTATGTAGGCAGCACCGAGATTTTACCGCCTCCCCTGACAAGCGACGAGGAAGTTTTTTTGCTCTCCCGTTTGCAAAAGGGTGACAAAGCGGTTAAAAGCATTTTTATTGAACGTAATCTGCGGTTAGTGGTATACATAGCGCGCAAGTTTGAAAATACCGGCGTAGGAATTGAAGACCTTGTCAGTATCGGTACCATTGGGCTGATTAAAGCAGTTAATACTTTCGACCCAATTAAGCGCATCAAGTTAGCGACCTATGCTTCACGCTGTATTGAAAACGAAATCTTAATGTACTTGCGGCGTAATTCGAAAACACGGGCAGAGGTTTCTTTTGATGAACCACTAAATATAGATTGGGATGGAAATGAACTGCTTTTATCTGATGTATTAGGGACGGATAACGATATTATTTATAAATCAGTGGAGGAAGAGGTCGATAAAAACTTGCTTTATGCGGCCATGAATAAACTGTCCGGCCGTGAACGGCGAATCATGGAACTACGGTTTGGTCTTAATGAAGACGGAATGGAGCGTACCCAGAAAGAAGTAGCCGACATGCTCGGGATCTCACAGTCTTACATCTCCCGGCTGGAAAAACGCATCATCAAGCGATTGCGCAAAGAAATCAGCCGCATGGAATAA
- the ftsZ gene encoding cell division protein FtsZ, which translates to MLEFDMDLDRFAAIKVIGVGGGGNNAVNRMIASGLQGVEFIAINTDAQALLLSQASYRIQIGEKLTKGLGAGANPEIGEKAAQESREEILKALRGADMVFVTAGMGGGTGTGAAPVVAECAKEVGALTVGVVTKPFSFEGRRRQLQAEAGTAKLKEKVDTLITIPNDRLMQVVDKRTSIVEAFRIADDVLRQGVQGISDLIAVPGLINLDFADVKTIMMDQGSALMGIGIATGDNRAVAAAEAAIKSPLLETSIDGAKGVLLNITGGTSLGLFEVNEAAEIIARAADPEANIIFGAVIDEKFNDEVRVTVIATGFDSRPAKLSPHKGESPIEHIKSLNLEIPPWMRTR; encoded by the coding sequence ATGCTCGAATTTGATATGGATTTAGATAGGTTTGCAGCGATAAAAGTCATTGGTGTTGGCGGCGGCGGCAATAATGCCGTTAACCGAATGATTGCTTCCGGCTTACAAGGCGTCGAGTTTATTGCTATTAACACAGATGCCCAGGCATTGCTCTTGTCACAGGCTTCTTACCGTATCCAAATTGGGGAAAAACTAACAAAAGGGTTGGGGGCAGGCGCCAATCCGGAAATTGGTGAAAAAGCGGCTCAGGAAAGTCGGGAGGAAATTTTGAAAGCTCTGCGCGGCGCCGATATGGTATTCGTTACGGCGGGAATGGGCGGTGGCACAGGTACCGGTGCAGCGCCTGTCGTCGCGGAGTGTGCAAAGGAAGTTGGTGCACTTACCGTTGGTGTCGTTACCAAACCTTTCTCTTTTGAGGGACGCCGGCGCCAGCTTCAGGCGGAAGCCGGAACCGCAAAACTGAAAGAAAAGGTAGATACATTAATAACGATTCCGAATGATCGTTTAATGCAGGTTGTCGATAAACGCACATCGATAGTGGAAGCCTTCCGGATCGCGGACGATGTTTTGCGGCAGGGCGTACAGGGTATTTCTGACCTCATTGCCGTACCTGGGCTAATTAACCTTGACTTTGCCGACGTCAAGACAATTATGATGGATCAAGGCTCTGCTTTGATGGGTATTGGCATTGCTACAGGCGATAACCGTGCCGTGGCGGCCGCTGAAGCGGCAATTAAAAGTCCGCTTTTAGAAACATCTATTGATGGGGCGAAAGGTGTATTATTAAATATTACTGGCGGAACGAGTCTCGGCCTTTTCGAGGTAAATGAGGCGGCAGAAATCATTGCCCGGGCCGCCGATCCCGAAGCCAACATTATTTTTGGCGCCGTAATTGATGAAAAATTTAATGACGAGGTTAGAGTAACTGTCATTGCTACCGGTTTCGATTCCCGACCGGCGAAATTGTCGCCCCACAAGGGTGAATCGCCCATCGAACACATAAAATCCCTAAACTTGGAAATCCCACCTTGGATGCGTACCCGGTAA